One Vitis vinifera cultivar Pinot Noir 40024 chromosome 8, ASM3070453v1 genomic window carries:
- the GRIP32 gene encoding ripening-related protein-like, whose product MAGIIHKIEETLHMGGGRKEEEEKRKGEGQGHGGYKGEGQGHGGYKGEGQGYGHSEYKGEGQGYGHGEHKGEGYGQGEHKGGIMEKIQGHGHEHGPVGEKKKKKEKKKHEHGHEHDGHSSSSSDSD is encoded by the coding sequence ATGGCAGGAATCATCCACAAGATAGAGGAGACCCTTCACATGGGGGGAGGGCgcaaggaggaggaggagaagcgCAAGGGAGAGGGGCAAGGGCATGGTGGATACAAGGGAGAGGGGCAAGGGCATGGTGGATACAAAGGAGAGGGTCAGGGGTATGGGCATAGTGAATACAAAGGAGAGGGTCAGGGGTATGGGCATGGTGAACACAAGGGAGAGGGTTATGGGCAAGGTGAACACAAGGGAGGGATAATGGAGAAGATCCAAGGACATGGACATGAACACGGGCCTGTtggggagaagaagaagaagaaggagaagaagaagcaCGAGCATGGCCATGAACATGATGGCCATAGCAGCAGCAGCAGCGACAGCGACTAG